One region of Polaribacter pectinis genomic DNA includes:
- a CDS encoding response regulator transcription factor — protein MIKYSVVIVDDHTLLSQAIAGMVNTFDKFKVLYTCKNGQELIDKFSSSPKNIPDVVLMDINMPIMNGIETTEWVTENYPITNIMALSVEDEDTTVLKMLKAGAIGYLLKDTEKSVLEHALIEVVENGFFHTKNVTNLLMQSISGNGKDTIVFKERELTFMKLACTELTYKEIADRMCLSPKTIDGYRDVLFTKLNVRNRVGLVMYAIKNKIYTL, from the coding sequence ATGATAAAATATTCAGTAGTAATTGTAGACGATCATACATTATTATCGCAAGCAATTGCAGGTATGGTTAATACTTTTGATAAATTTAAAGTTTTATATACTTGCAAAAACGGACAAGAATTAATTGATAAGTTCTCTTCTTCTCCAAAAAACATTCCAGATGTAGTTTTAATGGATATTAATATGCCAATTATGAACGGAATTGAAACTACAGAATGGGTTACAGAAAATTACCCTATAACAAACATTATGGCACTTTCTGTAGAAGATGAAGATACTACAGTTCTTAAAATGTTAAAAGCAGGTGCAATTGGTTACTTATTAAAAGACACAGAAAAATCTGTTTTAGAACATGCTCTTATAGAAGTTGTAGAAAATGGTTTTTTTCACACAAAAAATGTTACCAATTTATTAATGCAATCTATTTCTGGTAATGGAAAAGATACTATTGTATTTAAAGAAAGAGAACTTACATTTATGAAGTTAGCTTGCACTGAATTAACTTATAAAGAAATTGCAGACAGAATGTGTTTAAGCCCAAAAACAATAGATGGCTATAGAGATGTTTTGTTTACTAAACTAAACGTAAGAAATAGAGTTGGTTTAGTAATGTATGCTATTAAAAATAAAATTTATACACTATAA
- a CDS encoding sensor histidine kinase: MEQEGVQSGVESTLIFTSLLILLMTITVVVFFVVYQNRKNKLLQEQKDEKKRFEREIAETQIEIREETLRNISWELHDNIGQLLTLAKIQLQTTTKENINEVSQTISKGLTEVRSLSKLINPEAIKNIDLREAIQLEIDRFNRLNFIDSNLKIIGKELEIDKKSSIIIFRILQEFFSNTIKHSKASMLTVVLEYTLDTLIITATDNGIGFAAPENTNKGIGLENIKNRAKLIGAEAKFSSKKGAGTKLSIHYKL; encoded by the coding sequence ATGGAGCAAGAAGGAGTACAATCAGGAGTAGAATCTACATTAATTTTTACATCGCTATTAATTTTATTAATGACAATAACTGTTGTTGTTTTCTTTGTGGTTTATCAAAACAGGAAAAACAAATTATTACAAGAACAAAAAGACGAAAAAAAACGTTTTGAGCGCGAAATTGCTGAAACTCAAATAGAAATTAGAGAAGAAACTTTAAGAAACATAAGTTGGGAATTGCACGATAATATTGGTCAGCTTTTAACATTGGCAAAAATTCAGTTGCAAACTACTACAAAAGAAAACATTAATGAAGTTTCACAAACCATCTCTAAAGGATTAACAGAAGTAAGATCTTTGTCTAAATTAATAAATCCAGAAGCAATTAAAAATATTGATTTACGTGAAGCAATTCAGTTAGAAATTGATAGATTTAATCGATTAAACTTTATAGATTCTAACCTTAAAATTATAGGTAAAGAATTAGAAATTGATAAAAAATCTAGCATAATAATTTTTAGAATTTTACAAGAATTCTTTTCTAATACCATTAAACATTCTAAAGCCTCTATGCTTACGGTAGTTTTAGAATATACATTAGACACACTAATTATTACTGCCACAGATAACGGAATTGGTTTTGCTGCACCAGAAAATACTAATAAAGGAATTGGTTTAGAAAACATAAAGAATAGAGCAAAATTAATTGGAGCTGAAGCCAAATTTTCATCAAAAAAAGGGGCAGGAACAAAACTATCTATACATTATAAATTATGA